Proteins encoded by one window of Glycine soja cultivar W05 chromosome 15, ASM419377v2, whole genome shotgun sequence:
- the LOC114388048 gene encoding actin-depolymerizing factor 2-like isoform X1: MANAASGMAVHDDCKLRFLELKAKRTHRFIVFKIEEQQKQVIVEKLGEPAQGYEDFTASLPADECRYAVYDFEYLTEGNVPKSRIFFIAWSPDTSRVRSKMIYASSKDRFKRELDGIQVELQATDPTEMGLDVFKSRAN, encoded by the exons GCAAACGCAGCATCTGGTATGGCAGTCCATGATGACTGCAAGTTGAGGTTTTTGGAGCTGAAGGCAAAAAGGACACACCGTTTCATAGTTTTTAAGATTGAGGAGCAGCAGAAGCAGGTCATTGTGGAGAAGCTTGGTGAGCCTGCCCAGGGCTATGAAGATTTCACTGCCAGCCTTCCTGCTGACGAGTGCCGTTATGCtgtttatgattttgagtatcTGACTGAAGGGAATGTCCCTAAAAGCAGAATTTTTTTCATTGCGTg GTCCCCTGACACATCAAGGGTGAGGAGCAAGATGATTTATGCAAGCTCCAAAGACAGATTCAAGAGGGAGCTGGATGGAATTCAAGTAGAGTTGCAAGCAACTGATCCTACTGAGATGGGTCTTGATGTGTTCAAAAGCCGTGCCAACtaa
- the LOC114388164 gene encoding uncharacterized protein LOC114388164, with amino-acid sequence MEESSLCCEQLPDGECIEVQKDEEDDGLIELDCQNGFPEGRKEFVAPAVGMEFESYDDAYNYYICYAKEVGFRVRVKNSWFKRNSREKYGAVLCCSSQGFKRIKDVNHLRKETRTGCPAMIRMRLVESQRWRVLEVMLEHNHMLGAKILRSVKKMGNGTKRKPLPSSDAEGQTIKLYRALVIDAGGNGNSNSCAREDITFSEFSNKWNLRKGDTQAIYNFLCRMQLTNPNFFYLMDFNDDGHLRNAFWVDARSRAACGYFGDVIYFDNTNLSNKFEIPLVTFVGINHHGQSVLLGCGLLASETTESYLWLLRTWVKCMSGCSPQTIITDRCKALQSAIVEIFPRSHHCFGLSLIMKKVPEKLGGLHNYDAIRKALIKAVYDTLKVIEFEAAWGFMIQCFGVSDHEWLRSLYEDRVRWAPVYLKGTFFAGMSAARPGESISPFFDRYVHKQTPLKEFLDKYELALHRKHKEESFSDIESRSSSPLLKTRCSFELQLSRMYTREMFMKFQLEVEEVYSCFGTTQLHVDGPIIIFLVKERVLIEGNRREIRDFEVLYSRTAGEVRCICSCFNFYGYLCRHALCVLNFNGVEEIPHKYILSRWKKDFKRLYVPDHSSGGVNDTDRIQWSNQLFRSALQVVEEGILSLDHYNVALQSLEESLSKVHDVEQRQETIWLVMTDDAMCSPNDKDLSLSPNLDITIDDGSPNNEQLLEVEDEGNELENECGQLFEIDGSEPENGRDETTIVDSHSGESQGKDCPPPVVRMEFDTYDDAYNYYNTYAKDIGFAIRVKSSWTKRNSKEKRGAVLCCNCEGFKTTKEANSHRKETRTGCLAMIRLRLVDSNRWRVDEVKLDHNHSFDPERAQNSKSHKRMDSRAKRKVEPTLDVEVRTIKLYRMPVVDASGYGSSNSTEGGTSNISCSRRLKLKKGDPELISNYFCRIQLMNPNFFYVMDLNDDGQLRNVFWIDSRSRAAYSYFGDVVAFDSTCLSNNYEIPLVAFVGVNHHGKSVLLGCGLLADETFETYIWLFRAWLTCMTGRPPQTIITNQCKAMQSAIAEVFPRAHHRICLSQIMQSILGCFVQFQEYEAFQMALTKVIYDSKTVDEFERAWDDLTQHFGIRNHEKLQTLHEEREHWAPVYSKDTFFAGISDYEKGESVIPFFKGHVHQQTSLKEFFEIYELVQQKKHKTEVLDDFESRDLSSLLKTRCYYELQLSKLYTNAVFRKFQDEVVMMSSCFSITQTQTSGSIVTYMVKEREGEEPARDARNFEVMYDNAGAEVRCICSCFNFKGYLCRHALYILNYNCVEEIPCQYILSRWRRDFKRLYVPHLSADNVDISNPVQCFDHLYKRAMQVVEEGMISQDHYMLSWQTFKESLNKIRLVADKIE; translated from the exons ATGGAAGAGTCCTCTCTCTGCTGCGAACAATTGCCGGATGGGGAATGCATTGAGGTTCAGAAAGACGAAGAAGACGATGGACTGATTGAATTGGACTGTCAAAATGGTTTTCCTGAAGGAAGAAAGGAATTTGTTGCACCTGCTGTTGGAATGGAGTTTGAGTCATATGATGATGCttacaattattatatttgttatgCCAAGGAGGTGGGGTTTCGCGTGAGGGTGAAGAATTCGTGGTTCAAGCGGAATAGCCGAGAGAAATATGGTGCGGTGCTTTGCTGTAGCAGCCAGGGTTTCAAGAGAATAAAGGACGTTAATCATTTGAGGAAAGAGACGAGAACTGGTTGTCCTGCTATGATAAGGATGAGGTTGGTGGAGTCTCAGAGATGGAGGGTGCTTGAGGTTATGCTTGAACATAACCACATGTTAGGTGCTAAGATACTCAGGTCGGTTAAGAAGATGGGAAATGGAACAAAGAGGAAGCCATTGCCTAGTTCTGATGCTGAGGGTCAGACGATTAAGTTATATCGTGCACTTGTGATTGATGCGGGAGGTAATGGAAATTCAAACTCTTGTGCAAGAGAGGACATAACTTTCTCTGAGTTTTCTAATAAGTGGAACCTTAGAAAAGGTGATACACAGGCCATTTATAATTTCCTCTGCCGGATGCAGTTGACTAATCCAAACTTCTTTTACTTGATGGATTTCAATGATGATGGGCATTTGAGGAATGCATTCTGGGTTGATGCTAGGTCCAGGGCCGCTTGTGGTTACTTTGGCgatgttatttattttgacaACACAAATTTGtcaaacaaatttgaaatcCCTCTTGTGACCTTTGTTGGAATAAATCACCATGGTCAATCAGTGTTATTAGGGTGTGGCCTGCTTGCGAGTGAAACAACAGAGTCTTATCTATGGTTGTTAAGGACATGGGTTAAATGTATGTCAGGATGTTCTCCCCAAACTATTATTACTGATAGGTGCAAGGCTTTGCAGAGTGCAATTGTAGAGATTTTTCCTAGATCTCATCATTGTTTTGGCTTGtcattaattatgaaaaaagtaCCAGAAAAATTGGGAGGGTTGCACAACTATGATGCAATCAGGAAAGCACTGATTAAAGCAGTTTATGATACATTGAAAGTGATCGAGTTTGAAGCAGCATGGGGATTTATGATTCAATGTTTTGGAGTTAGTGATCATGAGTGGCTTCGTTCTCTATATGAAGATCGAGTTCGTTGGGCTCCAGTATATTTGAAGGGCACATTTTTTGCTGGAATGTCCGCAGCTCGCCCTGGTGAGAGCATTAGCCCTTTCTTTGATAGATATGTGCATAAACAGACTCCTCTGAAGGAGTTTCTTGATAAGTATGAATTAGCTCTTCACAGGAAGCACAAGGAAGAATCTTTTTCAGATATTGAATCAAGGAGCTCAAGCCCATTGCTGAAAACCAGATGTTCCTTTGAATTGCAGCTCTCCAGAATGTACACAAGAGAAATGTTCATGAAATTCCAGTTAGAAGTGGAAGAAGTGTATTCTTGTTTTGGTACAACACAATTGCATGTGGATGGCCCCATCATAATTTTCTTGGTCAAGGAACGTGTTTTGATTGAAGGAAACAGACGGGAGATTAGGGATTTCGAAGTTTTGTACAGTAGAACAGCAGGTGAAGTTCGTTGCATCTGTAGttgctttaatttttatggataTCTATGTCGGCATGCACTGTGTGTTCTCAATTTTAATGGGGTTGAAGAGATACCTCACAAATACATTCTTTCACGATGGAAGAAAGATTTCAAACGTCTTTATGTTCCTGATCACAGCTCTGGTGGTGTTAATGATACTGACCGCATTCAATGGTCTAATCAGTTATTTAGAAGTGCTTTACAAGTTGTAGAGGAGGGGATACTTTCCCTAGACCATTACAATGTAGCGTTACAATCTTTAGAAGAATCACTGAGTAAGGTTCATGATGTAGAACAGAGGCAGGAG ACCATCTGGTTGGTCATGACTGATGATGCCATGTGTTCTCCAAACGACAAGGACTTGTCGCTGAGTCCTAATCTAGATATCACG ATAGATGATGGTTCTCCAAACAATGAACAACTACTTGAGGTTGAGGATGAGGGCAATGAGCTTGAGAATGAATGTGGGCAATTGTTTGAGATTGATGGAAGTGAACCTGAAAACGGGAGGGATGAAACAACAATAGTTGATAGTCATAGTGGAGAATCTCAAGGGAAAGACTGCCCTCCGCCAGTTGTGAGAATGGAGTTTGATACCTATGATGATGCCTACAACTATTACAATACCTATGCCAAGGATATTGGATTTGCTATTCGGGTTAAATCTTCGTGGACCAAACGCAACAGCAAAGAAAAGCGTGGTGCTGTGCTGTGCTGCAACTGTGAGGGTTTCAAAACAACCAAAGAAGCAAATAGTCATAGGAAAGAAACAAGAACAGGCTGTCTAGCAATGATTAGATTGAGATTAGTGGATTCTAACAGGTGGAGAGTTGATGAAGTCAAGCTTGATCACAACCATTCCTTTGATCCTGAAAGAGCACAAAACTCTAAATCACATAAGAGGATGGACAGTAGGGCCAAAAGAAAAGTTGAGCCAACTTTAGATGTTGAAGTAAGAACAATCAAACTATATCGAATGCCTGTTGTAGATGCATCAGGTTATGGAAGCTCAAATTCTACTGAAGGAGGAACTAGCAACATTAGCTGTTCCAGGCGTTTGAAACTTAAAAAAGGTGATCCAGAACTTATTTCAAATTACTTCTGCCGCATTCAATTGATGAATCCTAACTTTTTCTATGTGATGGATCTGAATGATGATGGACAACTGAGGAATGTATTTTGGATTGATTCTAGATCTAGGGCTGCTTATAGTTATTTTGGTGATGTGGTTGCATTTGACTCAACATGTTTGTCAAACAATTATGAGATTCCACTTGTTGCATTTGTTGGTGTTAATCACCACGGGAAATCTGTTTTGCTAGGATGCGGTCTGCTTGCAGATGAGACATTTGAAACATATATTTGGTTATTTAGGGCATGGCTTACATGTATGACTGGTCGCCCTCCACAAACTATTATCACAAACCAGTGTAAGGCCATGCAAAGTGCAATTGCAGAGGTTTTCCCGAGAGCTCACCATAGAATTTGTCTATCACAAATCATGCAGAGCATTCTTGGGTGTTTTGTGCAGTTTCAGGAGTATGAAGCATTTCAGATGGCACTGACTAAAGTGATATATGACTCTAAAACAGTAGATGAATTTGAAAGGGCTTGGGATGATTTAACCCAGCATTTTGGAATAAGAAATCACGAAAAGCTCCAAACCTTACATGAGGAACGAGAGCATTGGGCTCCAGTGTACTCCAAAGACACATTTTTTGCTGGAATATCTGATTATGAAAAGGGTGAGTCCGTGATTCCCTTTTTTAAGGGTCATGTGCATCAACAAACTTCTTTGAAAGAATTTTTTGAGATTTATGAATTAGTCCAgcaaaaaaagcataaaactgAAGTTCTTGATGATTTTGAGTCGCGCGATTTGAGCTCATTACTGAAGACAAGGTGCTACTATGAGTTGCAACTCTCTAAACTGTACACAAATGCAGTATTCAGGAAGTTCCAAGATGAGGTGGTAATGATGTCCTCTTGTTTCAGCATCACACAGACTCAAACAAGTGGGTCCATAGTGACATACATGGTAAAAGAACGCGAAGGGGAAGAGCCTGCAAGAGATGCTAggaattttgaagtcatgtacGATAATGCCGGAGCAGAAGTACGCTGCATTTGTAGTTGCTTTAACTTCAAAGGTTACCTGTGCAGACATGCCTTGTATATCCTTAATTACAATTGTGTGGAGGAAATTCCATGTCAATACATTTTGTCAagatggaggagggattttaaGCGTTTGTATGTACCTCATCTCAGTGCTGACAATGTTGATATTAGCAACCCGGTTCAGTGTTTTGATCATTTGTACAAACGTGCCATGCAAGTTGTTGAAGAAGGGATGATATCCCAAGATCATTATATGCTTTCTTGGCAAACATTTAAAGAGTCTTTGAATAAGATTCGCCTTGTAGCAGACAAGATtgaataa